One genomic segment of Synchiropus splendidus isolate RoL2022-P1 chromosome 16, RoL_Sspl_1.0, whole genome shotgun sequence includes these proteins:
- the scaf8 gene encoding SR-related and CTD-associated factor 8 isoform X1: MEAVKAFNNELYSLNEYKPPISKAKMTQITKSGIKAIKFYKHVVQSVEKFIQKCKPEYKVPGLYVIDSIVRQSRHQFGTEKDVFAPRFSKNIITTFQHLYRCPSDDKSKIVRVLNLWQKNAVFKSDIIQPLLDMAAGIAPPSITPIMSSSAAPVNNTTPGTPATPATPANIVQGLPDWASQITNTDTVAAVAQILQSPQGQQLQQLVQSLQMQQQKPQPSLLQALDAGLVVQLQALTAQLTAAATANSLNPLEQRVASFNKKLLGQFDFGNESSRGEDSKKDGTSSQLPMVSEPINSSLFHQLAEQLQQQNLEQFQKQLLEHQQKALGMDTQDSIFGKENSVATGQSSGQPQLPEQDNKMDDSMDNQQQDMDLDDGPDGIEGEIFEPDDKKTRSRTRSRSRSRSPKRRRSRSRSSSRKRKHRKRSRSRSRDRKRKSSRSYSSERRAREHEKERQKKGLPPIRSKTLSVCSTTLWVGQVDKKATQQDLTNLFEEYGQIESINMIPPRGCAYICMVHRQDAYRARQKLSTGAVKIGSKVIKIAWALNKGVKQEYKQFWDVDLGVTYIPWEKVKLDDLDDFAEGGIIDQETVNDEWEMVKNTESAKEATSQPTNAETATPTNSQAETFNQQVTMMPVQLPVTQAVPNAVGLVPPTFPVNMGIPPPGFGPPPPFMRPAFNASQPPPGFLQAAQTAALASAPASLVQPSVATSQESVKDSPFAAMIPTTSGIPGSFMPSAIPGASVFNPVGLQAQQAVGDKTQQSEGLDAAAELTLQGMQNAVRSGMGLLGMHPTASLPHPLHQAGLPGQRLPGMMPPNLLQAGAAARFPLLLQPGQQPPNLLDASLHARVRAPFPQIDPYNRPPNFNNDIAPKTEESSSTADEGKDQDYRFPPIEKQSTGLLRTPPPEHRENLGNAATGSGGSGVGGGRPPLLQTPGTPTQRPSLLGRLQALAGFTPDNRWNQTRGDFDERDGIHGGPQPASGPQKSFQEERPPGQNFSNRFDNRSTGGPSSGSAGLPQQAWNRGGGGPSEVHQDLDERRRPWDRQRDRDEREFDFRREMNGNRHSRERDRERERERERERGRDRTRESDRDKERERERGGWTPLLPLPTPLLPTPPLNPNLTMNQGKPLTSMKVNPQNQSRFQSALLHEPPSKPSLLGQPPLHVPMKSPPPSHSQDAATTLLETPGQSELPQVESPSSVTPTSEDNEGTRTPSVMAKSPKGPDTPTPVESPSLQPTQSLSVTPTSSGEETPKQASPALPLTRDSPVALRQESPPTEETPCSLEGQESPQKEEKPTQEKPFSPQPQCANGPQTDSVAEPTPEVSPEPAPASSPKPLLPEGVAEQEQRMVSPQDVDIEPVEEAASQPVVDTVPETEGT, from the exons TTTTACAAGCATGTGGTGCAGAGTGTGGAGAAGTTCATACAGAAG TGCAAACCAGAGTACAAGGTTCCAGGTCTGTACGTCATCGACTCCATCGTCAGGCAGTCGCGACACCAGTTTGGCACAGAGAAGGATGTTTTTGCTCCGCGCTTCAGCAAGAACATCATTACTACATTCCAGCACTTGTACCGCTGCCCTTCAGATGATAAG AGTAAGATAGTGCGAGTCCTCAATCTCTGGCAGAAGAATGCTGTGTTCAAGAGCGACATCATCCAGCCTCTATTGGACATGGCCGCGGGGATTGCTCCTCCAAGCATCACCCCCATCATGTCAAGCAGTGCTGCCCCAGTCAACAACACTACACCTG GTACTCCAGCTACCCCAGCAACGCCAGCAAACATTGTCCAAGGACTCCCCGACTGGGCGTCCCAAATCACTAACACAGATACTGTTGCTGCAGTCGCCCAAATTCTACAAAGTCCTCAAGGACAGCAG CTTCAGCAGCTTGTCCAGAGTTTGCAGATGCAACAGCAGAAACCACAGCCGTCTCTACTTCAGGCTCTTGACGCTGGCCTCGTGGTGCAGTTGCAAGCTTTGACTGCCCAGCTGACCGCTGCAGCGACTGCCAACAGTCTTAACCCACTGGAGCAGAGGGTGGCTTCTTTCAACAAG AAACTTTTGGGTCAGTTTGACTTCGGGAATGAATCCAGCCGGGGCGAGGACTCCAAGAAGGATGGTACTTCGTCCCAATT GCCCATGGTATCGGAGCCCATCAACAGCTCTCTCTTCCACCAGCTCGCCGAGCAGCTTCAACAGCAGAACCTTGAGCAGTTTCAAAAGCAGCTGTTGGAGCACCAGCAGAAG GCTTTGGGCATGGACACTCAGGACTCCATCTTTGGAAAAGAGAATTCTGTTGCTACTGGTCAGAGTAGTGGTCAGCCACAGCTCCCTGAGCAAGACAATAAGATGGATGACTCCATGGACAACCAGCAGCAG GACATGGACCTTGATGATGGCCCAGATGGCATCGAGGGAGAGATCTTTGAGCCGGATGACAAGAAGACTCGCTCCAGGACTCGTTCAAGGTCACGCTCAAG GTCTCCAAAAAGAAGAAGGTCCCGCTCTCGCTCCAGCTCTCGTAAACGGAAGCACCGCAAGAGGTCACGCTCACGCTCCAGAGATCGCAAAAGGAAATCCTCCCGGTCGTACTCCAGCGAAAGACGTGCCAGAGAGCACGAGAAGGAGCGGCAGAAGAAAGGACTTCCCCCGATACGATCCAAAACCCTAAGTG TGTGCAGTACAACTCTCTGGGTGGGCCAGGTTGACAAAAAGGCTACACAACAGGATCTGACAAATCTGTTTGAAGAGTATGGTCAGATAGAGTCGATAAAT ATGATCCCACCCCGCGGCTGTGCCTACATCTGCATGGTCCACAGACAGGATGCCTATCGGGCTCGCCAAAAGCTGAGTACTGGCGCCGTCAAAATCGGCTCAAAGGTCATCAAG ATTGCCTGGGCCTTGAACAAAGGAGTGAAGCAGGAATACAAGCAGTTTTGGGACGTGGACCTGGGTGTCACCTACATACCCTGGGAGAAGGTCAAGCTGGACGACTTGGATGACTTTGCTGAGGGAGGAATCATTGACCAGGAGACGGTCAACGATG AATGGGAAATGGTAAAAAATACAGAGTCTGCCAAAGAGGCCACTAGCCAGCCGACCAACGCAGAGACAGCCACACCGACCAACTCCCAAGCAGAAACATTCAACCAGCAGGTCACCATGATGCCTGTGCAG TTGCCGGTGACACAGGCTGTCCCAAATGCGGTCGGTCTGGTCCCACCTACCTTCCCTGTCAACATGGGAATCCCCCCGCCTGGTTTCGGGCCTCCACCACCGTTCATGAGGCCCGCCTTCAATGCATCGCAGCCACCTCCAG GTTTTCTGCAGGCGGCACAAACGGCAGCATTGGCCTCCGCTCCAGCTT CCTTAGTGCAGCCTTCAGTGGCGACCAGCCAAGAGAGTGTGAAAGATTCCCCATTTGCAGCGATGATCCCTACAACCAGTGGAATCCCCGGCAGCTTCATGCCTTCCGCCATCCCTGGAGCCAGCGTGTTTAATCCAGTGGGGCTGCAGGCTCAACAGGCTGTCGGTGATAAAACGCAGCAGTCTGAGGGTCTGGACGCTGCTGCTGAGCTCACACTGCAAG GAATGCAGAACGCTGTCCGCAGTGGGATGGGTCTCCTCGGCATGCACCCCactgcctccctccctcaccctctcCACCAAGCTGGCCTGCCGGGTCAGAGACTGCCTGGAATGATGCCTCCAAACCTACTCCAGGCTGGTGCTGCTGCCCGCTTCCCTCTCCTACTGCAGCCAGGCCAGCAGCCTCCAAACCTTCTGGATGCTTCCCTTCATGCCCGTGTGAGAGCCCCCTTCCCTCAGATTGACCCCTATAACAGACCCCCAAACTTCAACAATGACATTGCACCCAAGACTGAAGAGTCTTCCTCCACTGCGGACGAGGGCAAAGATCAGGACTATCGCTTCCCGCCAATAGAAAAGCAAAGTACCGGACTCCTCAGGACACCACCTCCAGAGCACCGGGAGAATCTTGGCAATGCAGCAACAGGGAGTGGGGGAAGTGGTGTTGGAGGAGGTAGACCACCTTTGCTTCAGACTCCAGGGACTCCCACTCAAAGACCCAGTTTGCTGGGCCGCCTACAGGCTCTGGCTGGCTTCACTCCTGATAACCGCTGGAACCAGACCAGAGGGGACTTTGATGAGCGTGATGGCATCCATGGAGGCCCACAACCAGCCTCTGGACCCCAAAAAAGCTTCCAGGAAGAGCGCCCACCTGGGCAGAACTTCTCCAACCGTTTTGACAACCGTTCCACCGGAGGCCCGTCTTCAGGAAGTGCAGGTCTGCCACAGCAGGCTTGGAACCGAGGAGGCGGGGGCCCCAGTGAAGTGCATCAAGATCTGGATGAGCGTCGGCGTCCCTGGGACAGACAGCGAGACAGAGACGAAAGAGAATTTGACTTCAGGAGAGAAATGAACGGGAACCGGCATAGTCGCGAGCGTGACAGAGAACGAGAACGAGAACGGGAACGAGAGCGGGGCAGAGACCGTACCAGAGAGAGTGATCGAGataaagagagagagcgagaaagaGGGGGCTGgactcccctcctccccctacCGACTCCTCTGCTTCCCACCCCTCCACTCAATCCCAATCTGACCATGAATCAGGGGAAGCCTCTGACCTCAATGAAAGTAAACCCACAGAACCAGTCACGATTCCAGTCCGCACTTCTGCATGAGCCTCCATCTAAACCTTCCCTTCTGGGTCAGCCACCGCTTCACGTCCCGATGAAGTCCCCCCCTCCATCACACAGCCAGGATGCTGCAACCACTCTGCTAGAAACCCCTGGCCAATCTGAGCTGCCTCAAGTGGAATCTCCTTCTTCTGTCACACCAACATCAGAAGATAATGAGGGGACCAGGACCCCCTCTGTGATGGCAAAATCGCCTAAAGGCCCCGATACTCCAACACCTGTCGAATCCCCATCTCTGCAACCAACCCAGTCCCTGTCAGTGACCCCCACTTCTTCAGGAGAAGAAACCCCCAAGCAGGCCTCACCCGCTCTCCCTTTAACAAGGGACTCACCTGTGGCCTTGAGACAAGAGTCCCCCCCCACTGAAGAGACCCCCTGCTCTCTGGAGGGGCAAGAAAGTCcacaaaaggaagagaaaccAACCCAAGAGAAACCTTTTTCTCCACAGCCGCAGTGTGCTAATGGACCCCAGACGGACTCTGTGGCTGAGCCTACTCCTGAAGTTTCACCAGAGCCGGCTCCAGCCTCCTCCCCTAAACCTCTGCTCCCTGAAGGTGTAGCAGAACAGGAGCAGCGGATGGTCTCTCCCCAGGACGTAGACATTGAGCCGGTGGAGGAAGCTGCGAGTCAGCCAGTAGTGGACACTGTCCCCGAGACAGAGGGGACATAA
- the scaf8 gene encoding SR-related and CTD-associated factor 8 isoform X2, with the protein MAAGIAPPSITPIMSSSAAPVNNTTPGTPATPATPANIVQGLPDWASQITNTDTVAAVAQILQSPQGQQLQQLVQSLQMQQQKPQPSLLQALDAGLVVQLQALTAQLTAAATANSLNPLEQRVASFNKKLLGQFDFGNESSRGEDSKKDGTSSQLPMVSEPINSSLFHQLAEQLQQQNLEQFQKQLLEHQQKALGMDTQDSIFGKENSVATGQSSGQPQLPEQDNKMDDSMDNQQQDMDLDDGPDGIEGEIFEPDDKKTRSRTRSRSRSRSPKRRRSRSRSSSRKRKHRKRSRSRSRDRKRKSSRSYSSERRAREHEKERQKKGLPPIRSKTLSVCSTTLWVGQVDKKATQQDLTNLFEEYGQIESINMIPPRGCAYICMVHRQDAYRARQKLSTGAVKIGSKVIKIAWALNKGVKQEYKQFWDVDLGVTYIPWEKVKLDDLDDFAEGGIIDQETVNDEWEMVKNTESAKEATSQPTNAETATPTNSQAETFNQQVTMMPVQLPVTQAVPNAVGLVPPTFPVNMGIPPPGFGPPPPFMRPAFNASQPPPGFLQAAQTAALASAPASLVQPSVATSQESVKDSPFAAMIPTTSGIPGSFMPSAIPGASVFNPVGLQAQQAVGDKTQQSEGLDAAAELTLQGMQNAVRSGMGLLGMHPTASLPHPLHQAGLPGQRLPGMMPPNLLQAGAAARFPLLLQPGQQPPNLLDASLHARVRAPFPQIDPYNRPPNFNNDIAPKTEESSSTADEGKDQDYRFPPIEKQSTGLLRTPPPEHRENLGNAATGSGGSGVGGGRPPLLQTPGTPTQRPSLLGRLQALAGFTPDNRWNQTRGDFDERDGIHGGPQPASGPQKSFQEERPPGQNFSNRFDNRSTGGPSSGSAGLPQQAWNRGGGGPSEVHQDLDERRRPWDRQRDRDEREFDFRREMNGNRHSRERDRERERERERERGRDRTRESDRDKERERERGGWTPLLPLPTPLLPTPPLNPNLTMNQGKPLTSMKVNPQNQSRFQSALLHEPPSKPSLLGQPPLHVPMKSPPPSHSQDAATTLLETPGQSELPQVESPSSVTPTSEDNEGTRTPSVMAKSPKGPDTPTPVESPSLQPTQSLSVTPTSSGEETPKQASPALPLTRDSPVALRQESPPTEETPCSLEGQESPQKEEKPTQEKPFSPQPQCANGPQTDSVAEPTPEVSPEPAPASSPKPLLPEGVAEQEQRMVSPQDVDIEPVEEAASQPVVDTVPETEGT; encoded by the exons ATGGCCGCGGGGATTGCTCCTCCAAGCATCACCCCCATCATGTCAAGCAGTGCTGCCCCAGTCAACAACACTACACCTG GTACTCCAGCTACCCCAGCAACGCCAGCAAACATTGTCCAAGGACTCCCCGACTGGGCGTCCCAAATCACTAACACAGATACTGTTGCTGCAGTCGCCCAAATTCTACAAAGTCCTCAAGGACAGCAG CTTCAGCAGCTTGTCCAGAGTTTGCAGATGCAACAGCAGAAACCACAGCCGTCTCTACTTCAGGCTCTTGACGCTGGCCTCGTGGTGCAGTTGCAAGCTTTGACTGCCCAGCTGACCGCTGCAGCGACTGCCAACAGTCTTAACCCACTGGAGCAGAGGGTGGCTTCTTTCAACAAG AAACTTTTGGGTCAGTTTGACTTCGGGAATGAATCCAGCCGGGGCGAGGACTCCAAGAAGGATGGTACTTCGTCCCAATT GCCCATGGTATCGGAGCCCATCAACAGCTCTCTCTTCCACCAGCTCGCCGAGCAGCTTCAACAGCAGAACCTTGAGCAGTTTCAAAAGCAGCTGTTGGAGCACCAGCAGAAG GCTTTGGGCATGGACACTCAGGACTCCATCTTTGGAAAAGAGAATTCTGTTGCTACTGGTCAGAGTAGTGGTCAGCCACAGCTCCCTGAGCAAGACAATAAGATGGATGACTCCATGGACAACCAGCAGCAG GACATGGACCTTGATGATGGCCCAGATGGCATCGAGGGAGAGATCTTTGAGCCGGATGACAAGAAGACTCGCTCCAGGACTCGTTCAAGGTCACGCTCAAG GTCTCCAAAAAGAAGAAGGTCCCGCTCTCGCTCCAGCTCTCGTAAACGGAAGCACCGCAAGAGGTCACGCTCACGCTCCAGAGATCGCAAAAGGAAATCCTCCCGGTCGTACTCCAGCGAAAGACGTGCCAGAGAGCACGAGAAGGAGCGGCAGAAGAAAGGACTTCCCCCGATACGATCCAAAACCCTAAGTG TGTGCAGTACAACTCTCTGGGTGGGCCAGGTTGACAAAAAGGCTACACAACAGGATCTGACAAATCTGTTTGAAGAGTATGGTCAGATAGAGTCGATAAAT ATGATCCCACCCCGCGGCTGTGCCTACATCTGCATGGTCCACAGACAGGATGCCTATCGGGCTCGCCAAAAGCTGAGTACTGGCGCCGTCAAAATCGGCTCAAAGGTCATCAAG ATTGCCTGGGCCTTGAACAAAGGAGTGAAGCAGGAATACAAGCAGTTTTGGGACGTGGACCTGGGTGTCACCTACATACCCTGGGAGAAGGTCAAGCTGGACGACTTGGATGACTTTGCTGAGGGAGGAATCATTGACCAGGAGACGGTCAACGATG AATGGGAAATGGTAAAAAATACAGAGTCTGCCAAAGAGGCCACTAGCCAGCCGACCAACGCAGAGACAGCCACACCGACCAACTCCCAAGCAGAAACATTCAACCAGCAGGTCACCATGATGCCTGTGCAG TTGCCGGTGACACAGGCTGTCCCAAATGCGGTCGGTCTGGTCCCACCTACCTTCCCTGTCAACATGGGAATCCCCCCGCCTGGTTTCGGGCCTCCACCACCGTTCATGAGGCCCGCCTTCAATGCATCGCAGCCACCTCCAG GTTTTCTGCAGGCGGCACAAACGGCAGCATTGGCCTCCGCTCCAGCTT CCTTAGTGCAGCCTTCAGTGGCGACCAGCCAAGAGAGTGTGAAAGATTCCCCATTTGCAGCGATGATCCCTACAACCAGTGGAATCCCCGGCAGCTTCATGCCTTCCGCCATCCCTGGAGCCAGCGTGTTTAATCCAGTGGGGCTGCAGGCTCAACAGGCTGTCGGTGATAAAACGCAGCAGTCTGAGGGTCTGGACGCTGCTGCTGAGCTCACACTGCAAG GAATGCAGAACGCTGTCCGCAGTGGGATGGGTCTCCTCGGCATGCACCCCactgcctccctccctcaccctctcCACCAAGCTGGCCTGCCGGGTCAGAGACTGCCTGGAATGATGCCTCCAAACCTACTCCAGGCTGGTGCTGCTGCCCGCTTCCCTCTCCTACTGCAGCCAGGCCAGCAGCCTCCAAACCTTCTGGATGCTTCCCTTCATGCCCGTGTGAGAGCCCCCTTCCCTCAGATTGACCCCTATAACAGACCCCCAAACTTCAACAATGACATTGCACCCAAGACTGAAGAGTCTTCCTCCACTGCGGACGAGGGCAAAGATCAGGACTATCGCTTCCCGCCAATAGAAAAGCAAAGTACCGGACTCCTCAGGACACCACCTCCAGAGCACCGGGAGAATCTTGGCAATGCAGCAACAGGGAGTGGGGGAAGTGGTGTTGGAGGAGGTAGACCACCTTTGCTTCAGACTCCAGGGACTCCCACTCAAAGACCCAGTTTGCTGGGCCGCCTACAGGCTCTGGCTGGCTTCACTCCTGATAACCGCTGGAACCAGACCAGAGGGGACTTTGATGAGCGTGATGGCATCCATGGAGGCCCACAACCAGCCTCTGGACCCCAAAAAAGCTTCCAGGAAGAGCGCCCACCTGGGCAGAACTTCTCCAACCGTTTTGACAACCGTTCCACCGGAGGCCCGTCTTCAGGAAGTGCAGGTCTGCCACAGCAGGCTTGGAACCGAGGAGGCGGGGGCCCCAGTGAAGTGCATCAAGATCTGGATGAGCGTCGGCGTCCCTGGGACAGACAGCGAGACAGAGACGAAAGAGAATTTGACTTCAGGAGAGAAATGAACGGGAACCGGCATAGTCGCGAGCGTGACAGAGAACGAGAACGAGAACGGGAACGAGAGCGGGGCAGAGACCGTACCAGAGAGAGTGATCGAGataaagagagagagcgagaaagaGGGGGCTGgactcccctcctccccctacCGACTCCTCTGCTTCCCACCCCTCCACTCAATCCCAATCTGACCATGAATCAGGGGAAGCCTCTGACCTCAATGAAAGTAAACCCACAGAACCAGTCACGATTCCAGTCCGCACTTCTGCATGAGCCTCCATCTAAACCTTCCCTTCTGGGTCAGCCACCGCTTCACGTCCCGATGAAGTCCCCCCCTCCATCACACAGCCAGGATGCTGCAACCACTCTGCTAGAAACCCCTGGCCAATCTGAGCTGCCTCAAGTGGAATCTCCTTCTTCTGTCACACCAACATCAGAAGATAATGAGGGGACCAGGACCCCCTCTGTGATGGCAAAATCGCCTAAAGGCCCCGATACTCCAACACCTGTCGAATCCCCATCTCTGCAACCAACCCAGTCCCTGTCAGTGACCCCCACTTCTTCAGGAGAAGAAACCCCCAAGCAGGCCTCACCCGCTCTCCCTTTAACAAGGGACTCACCTGTGGCCTTGAGACAAGAGTCCCCCCCCACTGAAGAGACCCCCTGCTCTCTGGAGGGGCAAGAAAGTCcacaaaaggaagagaaaccAACCCAAGAGAAACCTTTTTCTCCACAGCCGCAGTGTGCTAATGGACCCCAGACGGACTCTGTGGCTGAGCCTACTCCTGAAGTTTCACCAGAGCCGGCTCCAGCCTCCTCCCCTAAACCTCTGCTCCCTGAAGGTGTAGCAGAACAGGAGCAGCGGATGGTCTCTCCCCAGGACGTAGACATTGAGCCGGTGGAGGAAGCTGCGAGTCAGCCAGTAGTGGACACTGTCCCCGAGACAGAGGGGACATAA